atttagggttttcaaCTCGGAGCAAGATCCCTAATTCATTATTTCGCCGCTTATTCTAGGGTTTAGTCAGACGATCCCAAACTGAATTAGTAGTTGTGATTGAGCTTTAGATTGTCAATTAACTCATCCCTATAGCTTATCATCATCATTCCAGAGATGGGTTCATCGAAAGTTTtaatctttttcaatgttcttGTAAATGGTAGAAAAATTGGGGTTGAAAGGATCAAACTTTATGTGTCTTAAACTTTGCTtactgctttgatttgattgtttgtttgttttatctTACTTTAATAGGTGAGTTTGGGTTCTGTCCCTTGTGGAAAGCATACAGACAACACCATGAACCCTGAGAATCATCCGACCACCACTCACTCCAAAGTGATCTCACATGTCTTTTTCACCGGTACCGCCAAGCAAGGCTGTGCTGGGCCACCCCTTGGTCTTGTTGATATTGGTGTGAGCGACATTGCCTACATCTTCAGAGTCTCTCTCCCTGGCATTGCCAAAAATCAAGGTCCGCTTTTACTTCTGTCATATGTTGAACGAGAATGGATGTATCATTGTTTTGAGTTTCATGGTGACAAAAGTTACATTTTATTCACCATCTGCATATGAAAGGACTCATCTTTGTCTCATCTGTTAACTAGATAAGATCAAATGTGAGATTCAGAGAGAGGGAAGAGTATGCATACAGGGAGTAGTACCTGAGATTGCCATTCCAAGCGATTCAGGATGCTTATACAGAATGCAAGTGCAGCAGCTCAGCCCTCCGGGTCCATTTTCCATCACTTTTAATCTCCCGGGGCAAGTGGATCCTCGCTTGTTCTCTCCAAAGTTTAGAGCTGATGGGATCTTTGAAGTTGTTGTCGTCAAGCTCGGTGTACGCATCCCAACGTCATAGTTAGGTTCCTTTTTCCATTAACCAGGTTCTGTTCAACTGTGTTGTGTAAAAACATGTTCACAATGTTCCCGAATTCTTAAGACGCTCTTGGACTTGGAAAAAACCGGTTAGATGTGAAACTGGTGCTGTTTTGAGCTATGGTTTTAGCCCAACCAAACACTAAACCAGATTATTTTGGATTATTGGATCACCGTGGACAAACCATACAttaatagtttaaataatttcaatatataattatatatcaacAATTAATAATACAAGAAAaagtttatgtttaaaaatatagtgaaatatttaactacaatatttttcacatatcatcaaaacataataatttaaactattaaataattcttgtaacaagttagaacatataaagaaaaatataatgaaactAAATTTAATAAGTATTCAAATGTTTTATGTGGATAatgaaattaacttttaaatccAAAATAGCAAAAAGCAAAACTTTATATCTGGAATTGATTCTAAAATCTAAattgtcaacaaaaaaaaaaaaactaatattaaatcatatcaattaatttagtttttgcAATCATCATTCACTTCAATTTCTTAGAACTGCATACtgaaattttaatgaaaatttaaaaaacttacaaatgAAATAATTTAGTTGATATTCAATTATGCTCACAACGAGATGAATAAACAATTTGGCTAATAATTCAAATTGTTAACTTTTGATCATATCCAAATAACTTCAACGTTCATTTAAACAAGcataaatatatacttaaatactttacaaaatttaaataataccAAATTATATATTGGGTTATTTATCAGTTCAGCCCGTAGTAAAATCTCTAATTTTAGTAGATTTAAACAGATTTTATTgggatttaaaataaaagacatTATGGtgcatatcttttttttttgtcaactgatGTTTTATTAACCAAACTCTATACATGTAAGAccagaaaagaaaacaattaagaTATTACAACAAGGTCCAAGAAGGGCATGCCCATAATGAAAGAAGAGATGAGCCACTCAATCCACGCGTCAAGACTCGAACTCGCGAGGACACATGTAGCTTTTCGG
This Brassica napus cultivar Da-Ae chromosome C6, Da-Ae, whole genome shotgun sequence DNA region includes the following protein-coding sequences:
- the LOC106424910 gene encoding increased DNA methylation 3, whose amino-acid sequence is MNPENHPTTTHSKVISHVFFTGTAKQGCAGPPLGLVDIGVSDIAYIFRVSLPGIAKNQDKIKCEIQREGRVCIQGVVPEIAIPSDSGCLYRMQVQQLSPPGPFSITFNLPGQVDPRLFSPKFRADGIFEVVVVKLGVRIPTS